Genomic segment of Temnothorax longispinosus isolate EJ_2023e unplaced genomic scaffold, Tlon_JGU_v1 HiC_scaffold_47, whole genome shotgun sequence:
GGGTGGGGGCAGGTGACGGGTTTGTCATCGTCAAATGGGGTCGAGTCCACGTTGTGGAGGTATATATTTCCCCCAACGTGAATGTAGCCACATTCGAGGGAACACTCGCAAACCTAAAGGCGAGCCTGACAAGGATCCTGCCCGCGCAGCAAGTCCTGGTGGCCGGGGATTTCAACGCCAAATCGGCGTTGTGGGGCTCCCCGGTCACGGACGCGCAGGGCGGGATCCTAGAGAATTGGGCGGCGGGCCTGGGACTGATCGTTCTCAACAGAGGCACGGTCCAGACCTGCGTGAGGCATCGCGGGGGCTCCATAGTGGATCTCACATGGGCGTCCCCCGCCATTGCACGCAGGGTCGAGGGATGGAGGGTGGCCGAGGAGATTGAAACGCTCTCCGACCATTTGTTCGTGGAGATGAGTCTCCCGGTCACCCTCCGGGAGGTCCGGGCCCGCCGCATAGAGGCGGAGAACCGCTTCCCGAGGTGGGCCCACAGGAAGATTGATGGAGACATGCTGAGGGCCTCCGTCAAACTTCGCTGTGGGTAGACGACTTCTTCGTCAACGTCGAGGAGAAGGACGTGGATGAGATAGCCGCGAGGATCGGGGCAATCATGAAAGACGCGTGCGACGCGAGCATGCCCCGATCCCGGCCTCGTCCGCGCAAAGCGGCTTATTGGTGGACGGAGGAGATCGCGGAACTCAGGCGCTCCTCCGTCCACGCAAGACGCGAATGGTTGCGTGCCAGACGGACGCAAGACACGCAACCGAGGCGTATGGAAGAGGCGGGAATAGAGTATCGCTCCGCCAGGCGGCTCTATTCCCAGGCGATTAGGCGGGCCAAGGACAGGGCCTGGCAGGAGCTCCTGCTAGATCTGGACCGGGATCCGTGGGGGCGCCCCTATCGTATGGTCCTCAACAAACTGAGGACCTGGGCGCCCCCAGTAACGGAGTCCATGGCACCCGAGTTCTTGGAGGAAGTCGTTGACGCCCTCTTTCCCGACGACCCCGGGGAGAGGGCGGGCGGCGGTCCCGCTCCCCCTGTGGTGGAGTGGGACGAGGAACTCGAGGTGACCATGGGCGAGATGAAAAAGGCGGCCAAACGGCTGAAAGCCGGAAAGGCCCCCGGTCCAGATGGAGTTCCTGGCACAGCGTGGTCCTTGGCCACGGGGGAACTGGCCGAACACCTGAGGCGCCTATACACCGAGTGCCTCAGGACGGGCCGGTTTCCCCGCGCCTGGAAGGTTTCGCGATTGGTCCTCCTCCCCAAACCGGGGAAGCCCGCCGACCAGCCGTCGGCATACAGGCCAATCTGCCTGCTGGACGAGGTCGGCAAGCTCTTCGAGCGGATAATTGCCGACCGAATCGCCCAGCATTTGTCCCGGAGGGGGCCTGATTTGTCTCAGGCCCAATACGGCTTTCGAGAGGGCAGGTCGACGATCGACGCAATCAAGCAGATCGAGGCCCTCTCGAAGGCCGCGGCGGAGGCTGGCAGGGTGGTGCTTGGCACCAGTTTCGACATTGCCAATGCATTTAACACCCTGCCATGGCCGGTGATAAGGGGGGCGTTGATTTATCACAACGTTCCCCCTTACATAATAGCGGTACTTTTTGACTACCTCCGGGACAATCGGTTGGCCTACGTCGACCAAGACGGCGTCGTTCAGGTCAGGCTGGTCGTGCGGGGAGTTCCGCAGGGGTCGGTCCTAAGACCACTTCTGTGGAACCTGGGGTACGACCATGTACTCCGAGTCGCCCTCCTCCCAGGCTGCTGGCTTAACAACTTCGCAGATGACACCTTCCTGGGAGTCGAGGGCGACACGTGGGAGGAGGCAATCGCGAAGACGAAAGTCGCAGTGGGGATGGTCGTGGCAGCGATGAAGGAGGCAGGGCTGAGGGTGGCTCCCCAAAAGACACAGATAGTGTTCTTCTACGGCAAGAGGAGGGGGAAGCCGCCCCCAGCCCACATCGAGATCGAGGGAACCCGTGTCTCCGTGGGGGCCGAGATGAAAGTCTTGGGCCTCTGGTTGGATGGCACCTGGGGCTTTGGCGGGCATTTCGCCCGCCTGACCCCCAAAGTCAAGACTACGGCGAACAGCCTAGCCAGGCTTATGCCGAATCTGGGGGGGGAGGCAAGCGGACATGCTCGCCGTCTATACGCGACGACCGTGCACGCCGTGGCACTGTATGGTGCCTTTGTCTGGGTGCAAGCGGTGAAGGGCTCGGTCCGCTTGCGGACGCAGCTGCGTCAGATGCAGCGGACCATTGCCCTTAGAGTGTCACGAGCGTACTGCACGGTCTCGtacgcggcggcgacggcctTGGCGGGGCTCCCGCCCTTAGAACTCGCGGCTCAACAGTGCGCCGAAGTCTATCGGCGCACGCACGAGTTGCGGGCCAGGGAGGTCCGGATCACGCCGAGGATTCGCGCCGCGATTAGGCTCCAGGAAAGGACGGCCATGGTCGAGCGTTGGGGGGCGTCGCTCATCAACGCCGAGTTCGGCCAAAGGACCGTCGACGCCATCCGACCCTGGCTACCCGAATGGTTAGCCAGTCGGAGATACGGTGTAACGTTCCACGCGGTGCAGATACTAACCGGACATGGTTGTTTCGGGGTGTATCTGCACCGCATAGGCAAGGAGGCCACGACCCGTTGCCACCACTGCGACGAGGATAGGGACACGGCGCAGCATACGCTGCAATACTGCCCTGCGTGGGCGGGGCTGCGCCGTGTCCTGATAGAAGCTATCGGGCCGGATCTCTCCCTCTCGGCGATTGTGGCGGCAATCGTCGAGAGGGAAGAGAAATGGAGGGCCTTCACCCAGTTTTGCGGCAGGGTGATGGCCTCCAAGGAGGAAGCCGAGAGAATCCGCCGGGGGGAGATAGACCCCCCCCAGGCGGCGGATCTCTCGCAATAATAGATTGCTGGATGGACGGGTCACCACTAGACAAGTCCATCCAACCGCGGGTATTAACAACCCGCGGTTCAGCGCCGCTATAAAACAAGCGGCACGTGACAGTGCTGTACCTCCGGGGATCCTCCCCGACGGGGGGACGCCCCGGAGGACGGAAGGTTCGGCGTCCCGGCGGGAGAACGGGGCGTCGAACCACCTCCCATAAAACAACGGGAGGAGTGACGGGGTGGCTGGTGTCCCCACCCCGTCACACATTAGATATCTGGCTCATATGAGTCGAGAGCTTAGCTCTTAGGTGAAGGCCCAATTGGGCCAGGCGTCGGGGGGCGTCCGGATGCAGTAATCACAAGTTCCCGGACGTCTCCCAATAGACGCAGAGTAGGACACTCGATGGGTTTTAGTGGGTAGGTCACGTGTCACGCGGTGCCTTGGGGGCAGGCCCTTTCAGGGGTATCCCCCGTAATCGACACCCGTGCGCGTGGAATCCCACACTCCCCTCGTCCTCTCCCCGGAGGGCGAGGGGGTCTTCCCCTTCCTAGACACAGAGGGGGCTGCCGGGCCACATACCAGACCTGCCAGTCAGGTCTGGGAACCCGGCAGGAAAAGATTTCccatcgttaaaaaaaaaaaaggtgcCGAGGAGCGGCCCAGAGAAAGGCGCAGCCCTGGGGCCGTCACCCCAAGGGGATGCCGGCGGACGGGGCCGAGGCCCGGCCAGCCTGACCCCGAACGCCGACTCGATCATCGCGGCCCGGACAACCGGTTGAGTCGAAAAGCCCGCGCCGAATCGGAGGTAGTTGCAGCGGCGCCGCCGGAAGGGGAGGCGCGCGAGAAGCTGAGGCGCCGACGAGAGCGCCCTGGAATTGGAGTGGCGCCCCCGGAAGGAGCGGCGCACGGGCGGCCTAGGCGCAGGAAGCGCTAGGATCGGCAATCCGGTCGAGCGACACGCTACAGCGCAGGCGCGGGGAACCGGCGCGATCTCGGCAGGCCATCGTTTCCGACACTGTCGTGCCGGCTAAAGTACAGGACGCATCTCCCGGATCCCGAGCTGCCCGGACTGCCGAAGAAACGACGACACATTGTAAGGTCACCACTCTGGCGTCCCCGCGTTAAGAAAAAGAGGGTTCGCTCGAGGCATCGGCCCATGGCACACATCGGTTACCTGAGCGCCGCAGGATTACCTGTGGACAGCGAGGTCAGAGCGTGCGTTACCTTGCGCTCGCATTAAAGTAGAGTCGGGTGGAAATCGTGCCAGGGCCTTGCCGAGAGTGAGCTCTCTAGTGCGTAGAGACCAATTGTGCCCTCCCCGCGAGCACCGCCACGGCCGACAGTCGCGTGGCGTTGAGATATGTGAATCGAATTAATCGGGTCGAATTGTGTAGCGTCTCGTTGAATTAATGTAAGTAATCGTATCGCGTtattcgtaatcgtgtcgcgtttcattGTGATAGAGTTTATgttcgtaatcgtgtcgcgtcttGGCCATAGTATTTATGAGAGTGATGCCTTGCGTGGCGATAACGGGAGCGAGTTGTGCGGGTAACGGCGAGCCGCGAGTGGTCATGTAATTTGAAGGGCACTCGCCCTCGTATTTGAGTAACGTATCCGGGCCCTCGAGGACGGCGAATATTGTGTTTGGCGGGACGGAAAGATCGACGGGATCGGCGCGGGGCCGCGGAATCTCCGTGCTTGCGAGAGAATTCGGGATTCGCGTGGCAAGCCGcgggatcgtccgcgatacgAGTCCTTATTTCGTGTTCGGCGGCAATCGCCGCCCAGCGTGGTCGACTCGGCGAGATTGCCCATAATTTTTGCGTCGTGCGGAATCGAGGTGGCCCGGGTGCGCGTTGAAGGAGCAACCGAAGGTGCGGCGAGTCGGTTCGTCGGCCTCGTGGCGTAAGTTCGTTGTGAGTTCGAAGCCAGGTACCGCGATACCTGAATCGTAATTATGTTAAGCTTTCGTGTGTTCGTCTGCGTTTAGCTGTTGCGTTGATCCAATCTACAGTGTGAAAGATTCGACATTACCGCGTGCACTTATTGCGTTATTGCGGCATTCGTGCGTCAGCCTATCCGACAATTTTGCGGTAATACGAGAGACTCAGACCGATTATACCAATTGATATTATCTGACGAAATATATCCTATGTTATTTATTCTCTTGTGTGTGATTGATTGCGTGACGCCTCTCTCCGAATCCCCTGAAAGAGCCCTACGCCCTGAGGTATTGCCGGGAATATCGCGTTGGATATAATAGTGTACGGTGGTGCGATccgtcgcacctggcgcccaatcttTTGGTGTCGGAATTAGTTGCGCGTGCTGCCAATCCTCGATAGCCCTCCACCGGATTGCGAGACCGGGGGAAAAAGCGTCGCagtgcataaccatatgcataaagaaacggattggtctatttccttatgcacatgcatatggaccaatcaattctcttatgcttatgtttatgcgctatgcagtTTGTCTGGATTAACCTTTACGCGGAAAATACCTGCCATGGGACTCCAGCCTTAGGCTGAAGTCACATGGCATGTATTTTCCGCGTTACGCGTAACCGCGTAACCAATTAGAAGCGTTTTGCATTTTCGGTTACGCATATTCGCTTCTGATTAGTTACGCGGTTACGCGTTACGCGAAAAATATCAGTCCATGTGACCGCACCCTTAGGCTGGTTTCACATGGGGCGTAACTTGCGTCAGCCAATCAAATCGTTTCAGTATTTAATCGTATCATACGCGTATAGTAGCTGAGACGATTTGATTGGCTGCCGCAAGTTACGCATATGCATTTTACGCTCCATGTGAAACCAGTCTTATGACAAATTTGGCCGTGCAATAAACTTTGCACTCGCTCAGTTTATTTTGTGTGTCCGAATACAAAATCAGTGCTACACGAGGTCAGTGCAACACTCATCGAATATGCGATAAAGTATGTACTATAATAGTGCAATGTAACCGAATATGATGAGTGCAGTGCACTGAGACGGAGGGCATTGATCGAATGCGTTGCACTGGAAACGTTTGCACCCAGTGTACACTAGTGTAcactagtgcaagcgcccgaattcgctattagaGTGACGTCCC
This window contains:
- the LOC139824617 gene encoding uncharacterized protein; protein product: MAERGCGLGVAAEPYWVPPDHSLWAGSRCGLVAITWRQTDEPVACSRVGAGDGFVIVKWGRVHVVEVYISPNVNVATFEGTLANLKASLTRILPAQQVLVAGDFNAKSALWGSPVTDAQGGILENWAAGLGLIVLNRGTVQTCVRHRGGSIVDLTWASPAIARRVEGWRVAEEIETLSDHLFVEMSLPVTLREVRARRIEAENRFPRWAHRKIDGDMLRASVKLRCG